In Etheostoma cragini isolate CJK2018 chromosome 9, CSU_Ecrag_1.0, whole genome shotgun sequence, the following are encoded in one genomic region:
- the bend5 gene encoding BEN domain-containing protein 5 isoform X2, producing MLLLDSLKMICATRYPFQISKISDLCKKQILIIRRYIWFTELKRMAAQASRAKHRSLPLQALSQDHGRPLSNSSKSLAAVVARLERNAASSCMEGEEDLDEDRLAEEGEDADDEDEDMDAEHQQHHHQQQAQHLEVDTDCVSGVAAAVVPRVLYEELVHSYRQQEEEMRRLQQELERTRRQLVQQAKKLKEYGSLLTEVKELRDFNRRLQDVLLMRLGSEPMHDNGTQTIKAEVVEPIVEAQETCREEANTSSSYSPSPRTVYTCNDGKVHLGGGIWVEEEKWHQLQRTQGDSKFTKNLAVMIWGTETLKNRSVTGVATKKKKDALPKPPLSPSKLKIVRECLYDRVSQETADSAEITQRLSKVNKYICEKIMDINKSIKNEERRESKLLIRQTVKMENFTYDGM from the exons ATGCTTTTGTTAGATTCTTTGAAGATGATATGTGCTACGCGTTACCCGTTTCAAATATCGAAGATTTCAGACCTCtgcaaaaaacagattttgataatCAGAAGGTATATCTGGTTCACAGAACTGAAGAGAATGGCAGCGCAGGCCAGCCGTGCGAAGCACAGATCCTTGCCCTTGCAG GCCCTGTCTCAGGACCATGGACGCCCCCTTTCCAACTCCTCCAAGAGTCTGGCAGCAGTAGTGGCTCGTCTGGAGAGAAACGCAGCCAGCTCCTGTATGGAGGGCGAAGAAGACCTGGATGAGGACCGGCTggcagaggagggagaggatgCAGATGACGAAGATGAAGATATGGATGCAGAGCATCAGCAACATCATCACCAGCAGCAAGCACAGCATTTGGAGGTGGATACGGATTGTGTGTCTGGGGTAGCTGCAGCAGTTGTACCCAGAGTCCTGTATGAGGAACTGGTTCATAGCTacaggcaacaggaggaggagatgagaaGGCTGCAGCAGGAGCTGGAGAGAACCCGCAGGCAGCTGGTTCAACAGGCCAAGAAGTTAAAGGAATATGGCAGCTTGCTGACAGAAGTCAAAGAACTGAGGGACTTCAACAGGAGGCTGCAAGACGTACTTCTCATGAGATTGGGCAGCG AGCCTATGCATGACAATGGCACTCAGACAATCAAGGCTGAAGTGGTTGAACCCATTGTTGAGGCCCAAGAAACATGCAGAGAAGAAGCCAACACCAGTTCCAGCTATTCACCCTCACCCAGAACCGTATACACCTGCAACGATGGGAAG GTACACCTCGGTGGAGGGATCTGGGTGGAAGAGGAGAAGTGGCATCAGCTGCAGCGGACCCAGGGAGACTCCAAGTTCACAAAGAACCTGGCTGTAATGATCTGGGGCACCGAAACCCTCAAGAACCGTAGCGTCACTGGAGTGGCcaccaaaaagaagaaagatgcCCTGCCCAAACCTCCACTGTCACCCAGCAAACTGAAAATTGTTAGAG AGTGTCTCTACGACAGAGTGTCTCAAGAGACAGCGGACAGTGCAGAGATTACGCAGAGATTGTCCAAAGTGAACAAATACATCTGTGAAAAAATAATGGACATCAACAAGTCCATCAAGAACGAGGAGCGGCGGGAATCCAAGCTGCTTATTCGACAGACAGTCAAGATGGAGAACTTCACCTACGATGGCATGTAG
- the bend5 gene encoding BEN domain-containing protein 5 isoform X3, giving the protein MQKKMKIPKMSIKNSGNSIENNFGEERMPLRHKKALSQDHGRPLSNSSKSLAAVVARLERNAASSCMEGEEDLDEDRLAEEGEDADDEDEDMDAEHQQHHHQQQAQHLEVDTDCVSGVAAAVVPRVLYEELVHSYRQQEEEMRRLQQELERTRRQLVQQAKKLKEYGSLLTEVKELRDFNRRLQDVLLMRLGSEPMHDNGTQTIKAEVVEPIVEAQETCREEANTSSSYSPSPRTVYTCNDGKVHLGGGIWVEEEKWHQLQRTQGDSKFTKNLAVMIWGTETLKNRSVTGVATKKKKDALPKPPLSPSKLKIVRECLYDRVSQETADSAEITQRLSKVNKYICEKIMDINKSIKNEERRESKLLIRQTVKMENFTYDGM; this is encoded by the exons ATGCAAAAGAAGATGAAAATTCCCAAGATGTCCATCAAGAATTCAGGAAACTCTATTGAGAACAATTTTGGAGAGGAGAGAATGCCACTCAGACATAAAAAG GCCCTGTCTCAGGACCATGGACGCCCCCTTTCCAACTCCTCCAAGAGTCTGGCAGCAGTAGTGGCTCGTCTGGAGAGAAACGCAGCCAGCTCCTGTATGGAGGGCGAAGAAGACCTGGATGAGGACCGGCTggcagaggagggagaggatgCAGATGACGAAGATGAAGATATGGATGCAGAGCATCAGCAACATCATCACCAGCAGCAAGCACAGCATTTGGAGGTGGATACGGATTGTGTGTCTGGGGTAGCTGCAGCAGTTGTACCCAGAGTCCTGTATGAGGAACTGGTTCATAGCTacaggcaacaggaggaggagatgagaaGGCTGCAGCAGGAGCTGGAGAGAACCCGCAGGCAGCTGGTTCAACAGGCCAAGAAGTTAAAGGAATATGGCAGCTTGCTGACAGAAGTCAAAGAACTGAGGGACTTCAACAGGAGGCTGCAAGACGTACTTCTCATGAGATTGGGCAGCG AGCCTATGCATGACAATGGCACTCAGACAATCAAGGCTGAAGTGGTTGAACCCATTGTTGAGGCCCAAGAAACATGCAGAGAAGAAGCCAACACCAGTTCCAGCTATTCACCCTCACCCAGAACCGTATACACCTGCAACGATGGGAAG GTACACCTCGGTGGAGGGATCTGGGTGGAAGAGGAGAAGTGGCATCAGCTGCAGCGGACCCAGGGAGACTCCAAGTTCACAAAGAACCTGGCTGTAATGATCTGGGGCACCGAAACCCTCAAGAACCGTAGCGTCACTGGAGTGGCcaccaaaaagaagaaagatgcCCTGCCCAAACCTCCACTGTCACCCAGCAAACTGAAAATTGTTAGAG AGTGTCTCTACGACAGAGTGTCTCAAGAGACAGCGGACAGTGCAGAGATTACGCAGAGATTGTCCAAAGTGAACAAATACATCTGTGAAAAAATAATGGACATCAACAAGTCCATCAAGAACGAGGAGCGGCGGGAATCCAAGCTGCTTATTCGACAGACAGTCAAGATGGAGAACTTCACCTACGATGGCATGTAG
- the bend5 gene encoding BEN domain-containing protein 5 isoform X1 has product MYAFVRFFEDDMCYALPVSNIEDFRPLQKTDFDNQKVYLVHRTEENGSAGQPCEAQILALADTVEEFEDSIMQKKMKIPKMSIKNSGNSIENNFGEERMPLRHKKALSQDHGRPLSNSSKSLAAVVARLERNAASSCMEGEEDLDEDRLAEEGEDADDEDEDMDAEHQQHHHQQQAQHLEVDTDCVSGVAAAVVPRVLYEELVHSYRQQEEEMRRLQQELERTRRQLVQQAKKLKEYGSLLTEVKELRDFNRRLQDVLLMRLGSEPMHDNGTQTIKAEVVEPIVEAQETCREEANTSSSYSPSPRTVYTCNDGKVHLGGGIWVEEEKWHQLQRTQGDSKFTKNLAVMIWGTETLKNRSVTGVATKKKKDALPKPPLSPSKLKIVRECLYDRVSQETADSAEITQRLSKVNKYICEKIMDINKSIKNEERRESKLLIRQTVKMENFTYDGM; this is encoded by the exons ATGTATGCTTTTGTTAGATTCTTTGAAGATGATATGTGCTACGCGTTACCCGTTTCAAATATCGAAGATTTCAGACCTCtgcaaaaaacagattttgataatCAGAAGGTATATCTGGTTCACAGAACTGAAGAGAATGGCAGCGCAGGCCAGCCGTGCGAAGCACAGATCCTTGCCCTTGCAG ATACAGTAGAGGAATTTGAAGACAGTATAATGCAAAAGAAGATGAAAATTCCCAAGATGTCCATCAAGAATTCAGGAAACTCTATTGAGAACAATTTTGGAGAGGAGAGAATGCCACTCAGACATAAAAAG GCCCTGTCTCAGGACCATGGACGCCCCCTTTCCAACTCCTCCAAGAGTCTGGCAGCAGTAGTGGCTCGTCTGGAGAGAAACGCAGCCAGCTCCTGTATGGAGGGCGAAGAAGACCTGGATGAGGACCGGCTggcagaggagggagaggatgCAGATGACGAAGATGAAGATATGGATGCAGAGCATCAGCAACATCATCACCAGCAGCAAGCACAGCATTTGGAGGTGGATACGGATTGTGTGTCTGGGGTAGCTGCAGCAGTTGTACCCAGAGTCCTGTATGAGGAACTGGTTCATAGCTacaggcaacaggaggaggagatgagaaGGCTGCAGCAGGAGCTGGAGAGAACCCGCAGGCAGCTGGTTCAACAGGCCAAGAAGTTAAAGGAATATGGCAGCTTGCTGACAGAAGTCAAAGAACTGAGGGACTTCAACAGGAGGCTGCAAGACGTACTTCTCATGAGATTGGGCAGCG AGCCTATGCATGACAATGGCACTCAGACAATCAAGGCTGAAGTGGTTGAACCCATTGTTGAGGCCCAAGAAACATGCAGAGAAGAAGCCAACACCAGTTCCAGCTATTCACCCTCACCCAGAACCGTATACACCTGCAACGATGGGAAG GTACACCTCGGTGGAGGGATCTGGGTGGAAGAGGAGAAGTGGCATCAGCTGCAGCGGACCCAGGGAGACTCCAAGTTCACAAAGAACCTGGCTGTAATGATCTGGGGCACCGAAACCCTCAAGAACCGTAGCGTCACTGGAGTGGCcaccaaaaagaagaaagatgcCCTGCCCAAACCTCCACTGTCACCCAGCAAACTGAAAATTGTTAGAG AGTGTCTCTACGACAGAGTGTCTCAAGAGACAGCGGACAGTGCAGAGATTACGCAGAGATTGTCCAAAGTGAACAAATACATCTGTGAAAAAATAATGGACATCAACAAGTCCATCAAGAACGAGGAGCGGCGGGAATCCAAGCTGCTTATTCGACAGACAGTCAAGATGGAGAACTTCACCTACGATGGCATGTAG
- the bend5 gene encoding BEN domain-containing protein 5 isoform X4 — MAAQASRAKHRSLPLQALSQDHGRPLSNSSKSLAAVVARLERNAASSCMEGEEDLDEDRLAEEGEDADDEDEDMDAEHQQHHHQQQAQHLEVDTDCVSGVAAAVVPRVLYEELVHSYRQQEEEMRRLQQELERTRRQLVQQAKKLKEYGSLLTEVKELRDFNRRLQDVLLMRLGSEPMHDNGTQTIKAEVVEPIVEAQETCREEANTSSSYSPSPRTVYTCNDGKVHLGGGIWVEEEKWHQLQRTQGDSKFTKNLAVMIWGTETLKNRSVTGVATKKKKDALPKPPLSPSKLKIVRECLYDRVSQETADSAEITQRLSKVNKYICEKIMDINKSIKNEERRESKLLIRQTVKMENFTYDGM, encoded by the exons ATGGCAGCGCAGGCCAGCCGTGCGAAGCACAGATCCTTGCCCTTGCAG GCCCTGTCTCAGGACCATGGACGCCCCCTTTCCAACTCCTCCAAGAGTCTGGCAGCAGTAGTGGCTCGTCTGGAGAGAAACGCAGCCAGCTCCTGTATGGAGGGCGAAGAAGACCTGGATGAGGACCGGCTggcagaggagggagaggatgCAGATGACGAAGATGAAGATATGGATGCAGAGCATCAGCAACATCATCACCAGCAGCAAGCACAGCATTTGGAGGTGGATACGGATTGTGTGTCTGGGGTAGCTGCAGCAGTTGTACCCAGAGTCCTGTATGAGGAACTGGTTCATAGCTacaggcaacaggaggaggagatgagaaGGCTGCAGCAGGAGCTGGAGAGAACCCGCAGGCAGCTGGTTCAACAGGCCAAGAAGTTAAAGGAATATGGCAGCTTGCTGACAGAAGTCAAAGAACTGAGGGACTTCAACAGGAGGCTGCAAGACGTACTTCTCATGAGATTGGGCAGCG AGCCTATGCATGACAATGGCACTCAGACAATCAAGGCTGAAGTGGTTGAACCCATTGTTGAGGCCCAAGAAACATGCAGAGAAGAAGCCAACACCAGTTCCAGCTATTCACCCTCACCCAGAACCGTATACACCTGCAACGATGGGAAG GTACACCTCGGTGGAGGGATCTGGGTGGAAGAGGAGAAGTGGCATCAGCTGCAGCGGACCCAGGGAGACTCCAAGTTCACAAAGAACCTGGCTGTAATGATCTGGGGCACCGAAACCCTCAAGAACCGTAGCGTCACTGGAGTGGCcaccaaaaagaagaaagatgcCCTGCCCAAACCTCCACTGTCACCCAGCAAACTGAAAATTGTTAGAG AGTGTCTCTACGACAGAGTGTCTCAAGAGACAGCGGACAGTGCAGAGATTACGCAGAGATTGTCCAAAGTGAACAAATACATCTGTGAAAAAATAATGGACATCAACAAGTCCATCAAGAACGAGGAGCGGCGGGAATCCAAGCTGCTTATTCGACAGACAGTCAAGATGGAGAACTTCACCTACGATGGCATGTAG